The sequence CGCCCGACTCGTACGCTGGCTGATCGAACTCGATGATTCTCTCTGCGAACTCGCGCCGCTCGATCGACCTCTTCATGGCCTGCACGTCAGGCACGAGATCGGCGGCAAGCTTGGCAAGGACGTCGGGCGATTCGATACTCAGGCCCAGCTCCCAATGCGCCTCGTAAATCCGCTCGACGAGATCGTCCTGTACTCCGTGCAGCTTCGCAAATTCAACGGCTTCATGCGCGTTGTGCGTTGATGTCGGCTTCGGTCGTTCGATCGACGGCGGAGGGAGTCCGTCTACGGTATAGGCAAGCTCAAGCCGAGTCGGGATCGACGGTCTCCGAGGGTCGCGCTCGATATGGCGCATTGGAGGAGGGGTGAGCGACGGAGGCCAAAGGTCGTACGCCCTCCACTCGATGGCGACGCCGAAGTCGCAGACCAGGCGACGTGCCTGCTGCTGGCCTATCCAGCACCATGGGCATGTGAAATCGTGCGCGACCGGCACCACGAGGCTCATGGGTTGATTGTGCCGCAGAACGGAGAAATCGCGTAATCGCTGGTGGGCCTGTGGCGCTAGGCGGCGCGTCCTGGTTGTTCAGGGCCTGGCTTTTCGCCGGAGGACCGCCCCGCCGCTTTCGCTAGAAGGTCCGCGACCGACGAGCCGTCATCAGGCACGGTTGCGTACCCGATCGAAGCGATAATCGCTCGATTCGGCGCGACCCTTCCAGCGAGCCACTGGCCAAACTTTCGCCCCAGTCGTTCGCTGACGATCTCGACGCTCGCTCCGGTAGCTGGCAGGATGACGCCAAATCCCACGTCCCCGACACGGCAAACGATGTCCATATTCCGGACCACGTCCTTGAGCAGGTTCGCCGCATCGGTCAGAAAGTCTCGAACCGACTGGTCGCCGTAGAACGAGGCTAGCGATTCAAGCCCATCAAATTTGACTATCACGACTGACAGCGTCTCATTCGATCCCGCGATTCGGTGAATCTCCTCTGTCAGACGACCCAAGAAATACCTTTCGTTGTAAACGCCGCTGTCCAGGTCCAGCACGTCGCCGCTGAGCTGCACTTCGCCCCGTTGGAGGATCCGGTCCAGTTCGTCCTCCGATGTGAGTATTCTGCGCAGCTTCGCGAGCGACTGCCTCAATATGTGGGAAACGTAATTGCAAGAAATCCCCAACAGATTTGCGATCTCAGTTTGTGACAGTGCATCGAAGTGGAAAAGGACGAGCACTTGGCGCTCGAGGTCCCGCAACTGCTGCATCGCCGTGTCCAAGACCACGCGTTCTTCGACCGAAAGCTGATCCGGCTCGAACACGGCAGCGTCGAGCTTGTCGACGTCGCTCTCACCGTCTTCGTCGTCGCCCATCGACATGTCGAGAGATCCGACGCGCAGCAGCTCTTGCGTTGCGATCACTTCTCGGACGGCAGACTCGCTGACGCCGATGGTCTCCGCAATCTCCCGCTCGCTGGGCGGCTCTCCGCTGACCGCGTGGAGCATCGTTGCGGCCTTGTGGACCTTGTGGCGAAGCTCTTGCAGCCAGGCAGGCTGACGGATCGTCTGCGACCGGTCGCGCAGGTAGTGCTTGATCTCTCCGGCTACCAGGTGCGTCGCGTACGTGTTGAAGCGCACCCCAGCCGAAGGATCGAACTTGCTCAAGGCGTTCAGGAGCCCGATATAGCCGACCTGGACGAGATCGTCTTCGTGCTCTAGTCCCTTGAATCGCCTTGCGATCCGCTCGACCATCGGTGAGTATTGAACGATGATCAAGTCCTTGAGGTCGTCCCTGGGATTGTCCAGGAACTGCACCACAAGCTGTTCTCCGTCGTCTTTTTGTCGCGGTATTCCTTCAGACATGCTACTGTTTACTACCGTTCAAAACGTATCGCCGCAGACGCCTTCGTTCAGCGGCGCCTGCCTGGCGGCAACGCATCCTCCCCATCGTCGCGCCGCTCCTGCACGTTGAGCTATCGCTCTAGTTCACGCTGTTGACGAGCTTGAAGATCGGAGTCATAACCGAGATCGCGATGAATCCGACGACGCCGCCCAGGAAGATGATGAGCATCGGCTCGATCATCGAGGTCAGGCCCTTGACCGTCGCATCAACCTCGGAGTCGTAGAAATCGCCGACCTTGACCAGCATCTCCGCCAATCGGCCGGTCTCTTCTCCGACGTCGATCATGTGCGTCACCATCACCGGGAACAGACCAGTCGCGGCGAGCGGGTCGGACAGCTTCTGGCCCTCTCGGATCGCGTCGCGCGTCTGCTCGATCGCCTCATGCAAGACGAGGTTGCCGAGGGTCTCGCCAGTGATCTCCAGTCCGCGCATCATCGGTACTCCCGAGTTGAGCAAAGTTCCAAAGGTTCGACAGAACCGGGCAATGCTCATCTTGAGCGTCAGCTCACCGACGATCGGCATTTTCAGCTTGAAGTAATCGATCTGGTACCGACCGCGAGCCGTTTTTCCGTACACCTTGGTTCCTATCACGATGCCTCCTGCGGCGAGGAGGATGACCCACCAGAACTTCGCCATGAAGTCGCCGAACGAGAACAGCGCAGCCGTTACCGCCGGCATCTCCACTTTCATTCCGTCGAAGATCGCCTTGAACTTCGGCAGAACGAAGCTGAACAGAACCATCAGCATGATGGCCGAGAAAATGATGACGAGCACGGGGTACATCATCGCGCCCTTGATCTTGGCCCGCACATCTGCCTCGTACTCAAGGAAGCCGGACAGCCGATCGAGAATGACGTCCAGTAGGCCGCCGAGCTCTGCAGCCCGAACCATGTTGACGTAGAGCTTGTTGAACACCCCGGGGTGCTTTACCATGGAGTCGCTGAGCGTCATGCCACCCTTAACGTCGCTCGTCACGGATTCGAGAGCGGGCTTTAACGCTTGATCTTTCGTCTGAGAAGACAGGATCTCAAGGCACCGCAGAATCGGAATTCCGGCGTCGATCATCGTTGCAAACTGGCGAGAGAACACGACAAGCGCCTTCGCCTTCATCTTCTTCTTGCCGAACGAGACAGGCCCTTTCCTCTTCTTGGTCATGCGCACATCGACGATCCGCATGGACTGCTCTCGCAGTTTATTGAGAACCAAGGCCTCGTTGTCAGCTTCCATGACGGATTTGACCGTCTTCCCGTTTGCATCTATGGCTGTGTACGCAAAGTGTGGCATAGGCCCTTCTTTCCCTGATCATAGGAGCGATCTCCTGCAACCAACACCTGAATTATCGGATGAAGGAAGGGGCTTTCTGTAGCTTAAAACCAACCGAACCGGGCGAGACCCGAAATCCCGTAATTGTACTGATTCGCCGGCAAGCTGCCTCTACCGCTCTAACTCGTCAAAAACCTGCTGTAGATTCTCAGCGTTGTTCGTAGCCTTGCGCAGCTGTTTGGCGATCGCCTTGGCCTCATCTCCGCGACCTATCCGCTTGGCCGCCTGCGCGTAGTTGACGGCGACTAGCAAGGAGTTCGGCATGTTCACCCTCGCCATCTGCAACAGCTGAAACGCCTCTTCCTCGCGGTTCTGCGCCGCGAGCGCGGTCGCCAGCTCGCCGTAGCCCGGCTCACAGGCGGGGTATAGATCGAGCAGTCGCCGGGCTGACCGCTCTGCTTCTTCAGCGTTGTTGAGGTTGTTGTGGATGGTGGCCAGAATCGCCCAGAGCTTCCAGTAATCGGCGAGCCAGCTCTTGAGCGCGTTTACGTCCTTCAGCGCCCCCTCGAAGTCGCCAGATTCAGTTTTTTCTGCGGCGAGGCGAACGATCTCGGCTCGCTCCCCCTGCTCAATTTCGATCAGCCACGCGGTTGTTTGAGCCTTCGTGTTCAAATCCGGATTGGCCGCAAGGATGCTCTTGAGGACTTCGGGGACTTCGAACTCCCTGTCAGCTGCCTTTAGCGTCTGCGCGTATTCGGCTAGCAGCGGAACGTCTGTCGGGGCTGCGTCGATGCAATCCTCATACAGGTCCATGGCTCGGTCAAGCTCTTTGCGCTGAGCCAGGACCGGCGCGTAGTACCGCTTCAGGGTTGCCACGTCCTCCAAGTCGTTCAGGCCTTCTTCAAACTCCTTGATCGCTTTACCTTCCTCCTTGGCTGCGAGCAGGGAGAGCGCGTACTTCGCGCGAAAGTGAGGGTTCTGTGCGTTCTCGTCGACAAGCTCCTTCCAAAGCGCAGGTACTTCATGCTCTCGGCCCGTCTGCGCCAGCACCTTCGCCAGCCAGTCCATGCTCGGCTTGTCCTCGCCCTCCATCTTGATCGCCTTCTTCAGATTCCTCTCTGCGTTTGCAGGCATGCCAAGGGCAAGCTGAGCCTGCGCGAGGGTCGAGAGAATCGTCGGCTCTTCCGGGCTCTTTTGGTGCGCCGTCTCAAAAGCGTGGACTGCCTCCTCGTGGTCCCCCATGGAGCCGTGCAGGTTTCCGAGCATGAACCAGGCTCGCCCGTCGTCCGGCTCCAGTTCGATCACACTCTTGAGAGCGCCTTCGATATTCGTGGGATCGCCGACGCGGTACATCGTGCAGAGCTTGCACAGCTCCACGAGCGTCAAGTACGGCCCCTCCCAGTCGCGATCAGCCTTCACGGAGCTCAACAACAGCTCGAACGCAGGCCCTGGGTCGAACTCGTCTACGACGAGCCCCTGAGATCGCTCCACGTACTGGGCTGCGTCGTAGCCGATCAAGAAAGACCTGAAAGCCCCCGCGTCGTTCGTGCCGAACAAGGATTCGTTCTCCTTCAAGCCGTCCGCAAGCTGCTTGCCCACTTGCGCATGCATGTCCTCGAACGCTTCGCGGAGGGAAGCGGTCATCCCGCCAGGGAGATACCGGTACTCCTTTGTGCTGGTCGGCTGCTCTGCCCCTTTTTCAAACCAGCGCATGGTGATGGTTCCCGCCCCGTCTTTCTCGGCCAGCAACCCGTCGATGATCTGATCCGCTCCGGACTGTTCGAACAGCGACGCGATAACGTCGAGTTCGTTCAGCGACTCCGACGGATTCACGTGGGCGAACCTCGGCATGCCGCTCACCTCGATGCGCGCCAGATAGTTCACCGGATTGAAGTTCAAACCGGTGCTGCGCCTCGCAGCGTCGCCCAAGAACGCGGAGAGCTGCCTGGCAAGCGCCGGCTCAGTACCCTCTGTCGCGTTGAACGGTAACACGGCGATGTTCATCGGTCCAAGTGTACCGGCTGAACCGGACGCGATCTGACGGATGCGGTTACAGAATCCCGCGACGAATCGCCGCAGCCGCGCGGTCGGAATGTAGCCGCATGCTTCAGCTTGCGCGGTCTGCCGCCGACTTCCATTTGAAGGCACGGACCGATACGCCCGGACGCAACCTAAAGGATGCGGCTACGTTTTGCGGCTACAATTATCGGAGACGTGAGACCGAGGGAGAAGCGCCACCGATTAGAACCCGAAGCGTACAAAGGAAATGCAACCGTTTCCTTTACCGCATGCATCAAGGACCACCGTCGCCCATTCGTTTGCCACAAGCGAACAGCACAGCACGTCGAGTTCTTGGCAAAGGCTGTGGCCACAGAAAACTGCGGCGTCCTTATCTACTGCTTCATGCCCGACCATTTGCATGCGATAATCACTGGCCGGACAGCTGAATCCGACGTCAAGAAAGCATTCGAGAGGTTTAAGCAGGTGTCTGCGTTCAATCTTAGGAAAGAAGGGCTTGCCTGGCAGAAAGACTTTCACGACCGCGTCGTTCGCAAGAGCGAGGATCTCGACGCAATCGCAAGCTACGTTAGTGAGAATCCGATCAGGGCCGGTCTGGCGGACTCACCGTTTGAGTACCACGGTATCGGATCAATCGGATACGACCTGAAAGAAGTGCTGATCGGATGAATAGCACGGGCTAATGCGTCCGGACGCAACCTAAAGGATGCGGCTACAGGGGTTGCACACGGCCCGATGCGTCCGGACGCAACCTAAAGGATGCGGCTACAGGGGTTGCACACGGCCCGATACGTCCGGACGCGGCCACGGACGTTGCAGGCTGCGGCGGTCAATCCTCGAACGACAGCACGATCTTGCCGGCCTCGCCGCGCTTGAGGAGCCGCATCGCCTGCTCGATTTCGGTGAAGTGCATTTCGTGCGTGATGATCGGGCGCAAGTCCATCTTGCCGTCTTTGAGCAGTTCGTGCATCTGTTCCCAAGTTCGCCAAAGATGACGTCCGGTCACTCCGCGCAAGCTCAGTCCCTTGAGGATCACCTTGTTCATGTCCACAAATCTCAACCGGTCTGCGTATAGCCCCAAGAGGCTGATACGACCGCCGGAGCGGGTGGATTCGATGGCTAGGTCGAGCTGCGACGGGTGGCCGGACATCTCCATCGTGACGTCGACCCCGCCCGGCTCCAACCCTGCCAAGATAGAGTGCACGTCCTCCTTTTGCGGGTTCAAGATCATGTCCGCGCCGAGCCTGCGCGCCAGGTCGACGCGGTAGTCGCTGACCTCCGTCGCGTACACTTTTCGGGCTCCCAACACCTTGCAGATGACGAGTGAAAACAGCCCGATCGGACCCATGCCGGTGATGAGCACGCTCTGGCCTTCCACCGGACCGTCCATGACGGTGTGCACTGCGTTCCCGATTGCGTCCTGCATGCTTGCCACTTCTCTCGGAAGGTCGAGCGGGGACTGTCTGGCGTTCTCGGCCGGGATGACGGCGTACGGCGCAAACCCGCCGTCGACGTCCACGCCGAGGATGACGGTGTTCTCGCACAGGTGTCGCAGATCGAGACGGCACAGTCGGCAGCGACCGCAAGTGATGTGCGACTCTGAAGCCACAACGTCGCCGACCTTGCGGTCAGTCACTCCCTCTCCGACTTCGACGATCGTGCCGCAGAACTCGTGGCCGATGATGCGGGGAGGCTTGATCCTGCCGCTGGCCCAAGCGTCCCAGTTGTAGATGTGAAGATCGGTGCCGCACACCGAGCCGCGCTCGACGCTAACCTTCACGTGCCCCGGGCGGATCGAGGGCTCATCGACATCGACAACGTCGATTCCGACCCCTTCCCTGGCCTTGACGATCGCCTTCACGGCGCAAATGGTACCACTACGATTCTGGACTCGGCGGGACGATTGTGCGGAGCCCAAACACACCATGCTAAACTGTTCAGTCGCGACATTCACCGTGTCGCAGAGGTTCAAATTTGGGCAGCGCATACACTCCTGGTCTAACCGTCAGCAGCGACACGGTCGTCCAAAGAACGCGGCGATTGCCGATCAAAGGTGAGGTTATTGTCAAAGTGGGCGACACCGTCGGCCCCAACGACGTGATCGCGAGGGCGATGCTGCCAGGTCACCTGCAGACCATTCGACTGTCGGAGCTGCTTGGGGTCGGAGTGCAAGAGGCTCCCGAGTTCCTCGTCGTCAGCCTGGGGGACACGATCGAAGCGGGGCAGCTCATCGCCGAGACGAAAGGTTTTATCCGCGGATGGTTCAAGCAGTCGGTGCATTCGGCATACTCCGGCAAAGTCGAATCGATCTCGGAGGTCACCGGGCACGTGCTGGTACGGCAGCCCTCCATTCCCGTTGAGATCACCGGCTACATCCGCGGTACGGTCGTCGAGGTCACCGAAGGCGAGGGAGCGGTGATCGAAACGCGGTGTGCGATGATCCAGGGGATCTTCGGCGTCGGCGGGGAGCGCAACGGCACGATCCGAGTCGCGGTCGATGCGCCGGACGCCGTGCTCGACGCGAGCAGAATCAAAGATAGTGACGCTGGGGCGATTCTCGTGGGGGGCGCCAACGTCACGGCAGACGCCTTGAGCCGCGCCACTGAGGCGGGCGTCGTCGGCATCGTCGTGGGCGCCGTGCGCGACGTGGATTTGATCGAATTCCTCGGTTACGATATCGGCGTCGCCATTACCGGCCAAGAGGACATCAGCGTGACGTTGATGGTCACCGAGGGGTTCGGCGAACTGCAAATGGCAGCCCGCACGTTCAAGCTCTTCAAATCGATGGAGGGCAAGAACGCCAGCATCAACGGCGCAACTCAGATTCGCGCGGGCGTGATCAGACCGGAAGTCATCGTGTCTATCGCGGGCCGTGCGGAGGCTGTAGCTGCGGATCAGGAGTCGCACACATTGACGGTCGGAACGCCGATCCGCATCATTCGCGAGCCGTACTTTGGCGTGCTGGCAACCGTCACGGATCTGCCGGCTCAGCTCCAGACGATCGATTCCGGCGCCAGAGTCCGCGTCCTGAGGGCGAGCATCGACAGCGGCGAAGAGGTGACCGTCCCTCGTGCGAACGTCGAGATCATCTCTTCGTCCTGACGCTGTATTTGAACAGGCTGCATAGCGATTCTTATACAGATCGTGCTCGACTTCGGTTCCTGGAGTAGTCGATCACCCCGCCGGACGAACAGGTCGAGGCGGTCAGTCGGTGCTGTGCGCCTCAGGCGATCCGACGACGCCTTGCTGCTCGCGCCGCCGTCGGCGCAGAAGCAGAGCCTCGCGAGCCAGGTCGAGATGGTACAGCGTGGTAGCGTTCTCCTCGCACGCGAGGTCGCGGCCTTGGAAGTCGAGCAGCTTGTCCACCAGCACGTCGATCACCTCCTCGATCCGGCATCCGTTGATGCCTACTTGCTGAGGGTGACCGTGCTGAAACGTGATTTCGATGTATTTGCGGCTGACCCTAGCCTCGCTGCCGTCGATGTGACGGAACTTCTCCATGTTTTCGCCCATATGCACCACCTCGACCGACTGACGGTCAGGGAAGCAGAATACCCGCCTACACGAGGGCGTCCGGCGACTTGTCCACACGGCTCGGCTTTAACCGCCGGCTACACCTGCAGCATCAGCGTGAGGATCTCGAACGGCTTGCATGCGAATACGAACCGCCGCTGAGTTTACTCAACGGGCGGTACAATCACAGGTGGATGAGGAAGGGCGAGACGCTGGCGATCGAATCGGCTGTTTGTGCGCTGTACTTGCGCGGCTCGCCGATCGGCGGTCGCGCCCCACGGCGCGCCTGGCCGCGCGTCGTTGCAAGGCTCTGCTCAGCGGAGCCCACCTTGGACCAGCTTGGCACGTGCCTGCTCATCGCTGGCTTATATGACGAAGCTTCTCTTCTCGGCGACCCCGGCGCGATCGAATGGGGGCTGCAACAGGTCGAGAGCGACAGGACGGTGACCGTTGTTTCGCCGACTTACCCCTCTCGCTGGTTGCAGGCACTCGGTTCGGCGGCTCCGCCGGCTCTGTGGCGCTTTGGCACACTCCCGCTTGCGCCCGCGGTCGGCGTTGCTGGCGGCCGTCAACTCAGCGCTCGTGAACTGCGCGCTGCAGCCGGGATCGGCGCTGCGCTGATGGCGCTCGGTCGGACTCTTGTTTCTGGCGGCGCTTCGGGCGCGGATCGCGCCGCAGCGGCGGGGGCGATCGCCTGCGGCACCGAGCCCCGCGTCATCGAGATCCTGCCATGCGGGGTCGATATGTGTTCGCTGCTCGAGGGCGCGTGCTCGCTGAGCGCGTCTGCGCCCGACGCGGAGTTCTCGACCGGCCAGGCGATGGAGCGCAACGCGCTGATCTACGCTTACGGCACGCACACGGTCGTGATCCGCCCGCGCTACCGCGTTGGCGGGACTTGGCACGGTGCGACCGACGCGCTGCGTCGCGACCTGAGCGTAGTCGGCGTATGGGGTCGCGGGGCCGACGCGGCCTCCGAGGCGCTGACGGCGCTGGGCGCGGTCCGTGTGCCTCGCGTTCGGGATCTGGCGGGGTTCCTGGCGACGAGTCCGCCGCAGCTGCAGCCGTGGCTGTTCGGGGCTGGCGTCGTGCGCGAGCGGTCAGCGAGCCCCGGCTGGCTGCTCCACGCGTAGAGCGTGGGTGATCGCGACGGCCAGCGCGTCTGCGACGTCGTCCGGCTTCGGCGGTTCGTCGAGGCTCAAGATCCTGGTGACCATGTAGCCCACCTGACGCTTGTCCGCGGCGCCGTTGCCGACCACGCTCTGCTTCACGACCGGCGGCGGGTACTCGACGCACGGCAGCCCTCTCTCTGCGGCCGCCAGCATCAGCACGCCCAGCGCCTTTGCCACGTCGAACGCCGTCGTCTGATTCTTCGCGAAGAACAGCCGCTCGGTCGCCACGCAGTCCGGCTTGATTCGGTCGATCAGCTCTAGCGCTCGCTCATGAACCATCAGCAGCCGCTCCCCGATTTCTATTCTCGGAGTTTGGATCAGTCCGTATTCGAGAGCCACGAGCCGCGAACCGGACTTCTGCACTGCGCCGAACCCGATGCGCTCCAGGCCCGGGTCGAAGCCGAGGACGATCACCTCTTGAACCTCCGCCTGATGTCGCTCTTGGGCATGACGATCGTGATCGGCCTGCCGTGCGGGCACAGGTACGGGTTTTCCGTCTCAGCCAGATCCCGCAGCAGCCGCTCCATCTCTGGGATCCCCAGCTTGTCGCCAGCCTTGACGGCCATCTTGCACGCGCAGAGGATGTACACCTCGTCTCTGGTCGGCACGAGGCAGCCTTGACCGCCTCCATCGACCAACTCGTCAACGAGGTCGCGCAGCACCTGCATCGGGTTCCTGTTGCGAACGACGGCCGGCACCGTCCGCACCAGAAACGTGTCGCTACCGAAGCGGTCCAGCTCGAATCCAACCGCCTTCAACTCGTCGAGCTTCTCCTCCAGCAACTCGGCGGAGCGCTTGTCGACCTGCAGCGTCTCAGGCGTCAGCAGCGGCTGGACCTCGATCGCAGCCGAGCCTCGAACCCGCCGTAGCATTTCGTAAAGAACGCGCTCGTGGGCGACGTGCTGATCGACGATGAGCAGCGCGTCGTCGTTCTCCGCGATGATGAACGTATCCGCTATCTGTGCCAGCACTCGCAGCCCGCGGAGCATGTCCGGCATCGTGCGGCTCTCGATTTCCAGGCTCGGCTCCCTGGCTGCGCCGAGCCTCTCGACGCCGAACCCTGTGGGCAGAGTGGCAACACCCGCCTGTCCAGGCTGCAAGGGCGAGTCGCCTGGATTTACACCGCGCAACTCGACGAGCGCCAAGTTGGCGGCTGCCAGCCCTTCCGCGTTCGGCACCATGCCGACCGCCAGCAGCCCCTCTCGCACGCTGCGCCGCACGGCGTCGAAGATCGCTCCGCTCTGGTGGAACCTCACCTCGCTCTTGGTCGGCGAGACGTTCACGTCCACCTGTGCCGGGTCGACGCGGATGTCCAAGATCGCTACCGGGTACCGCCTCTCGGGCGTGAGCGATCGGAAAGCCTGGTCGAGCGCGGCGATAATCGTTCGGGACCGTACTGGCCGTCCGTTGACGAAAATCCATTGGAAATTGCGATTCGGCTTTGTAAAGTGCGGCGGGCTGACGAACCCCCGCACCCGCGCTGTGCCGTTGAACGTATCCAGGGGCGCGAGCGCCTTGGCGACGTCTCTGCCCCAAACCTCGGCCAGCGCCGTGAGCGGATCGCCGCTGCCGGTCGTCTCGACGACCTCGATGCTGCCGTGCGACAGCCGGAACGCGACGTCAGGCCGTGCGACAGCGTACTTGGAGACGACCTCTACGCACGCCGCCAGCTCGGTCGCGTCAGTTCGCAGGAACTTGAGCCGCGCGGGGGTGTTGAAGAACAGATCCTCGACTCGAACGGTGGTGCCGCGCGACCCCGGTTCTCGGGTGGGTTCGCGCACCTCGCCCGCTTCAACCTCCACCACGCTCCGAACGCCGTCATCCTCCGCGCTGGAGATCGACATCACGGAGACGGAGGCGATCGACGGCAGCGCCTCTCCTCGGAACCCCAGCGTTGCGGCCTGGGCCAGATCGGCGGCGGTTCGGATCTTCGAGGTCGCGTGACGCTGTATCGCCAGCTGAATCTCGGCCAGGTCCATGCCAGCCCCGTCGTCAGCAACTTCGATGAGCCGCCTGCCGCTCTGATCCAACCTGATCGCGACCCGTGACGCACCTGCATCGAGCGCGTTCTCAACCAGCTCCTTGACGACGGACGCCGGGCGCTCGACCACCTCGCCAGCGGCGATCTGATTCACCGTGTGCGAGTCTAAGAGCCGTATCTTCTGAGCTTGAGTCTGCATGGGTAAGCAATTGGAGTGCGGAAGCCGACAATCTCTACTATAAGGACGCAACTCCCCAACGATGTGGAGTTGTGCCCGACATTACGAGCGATGTACACGTTTATAGGGATCAT is a genomic window of Armatimonadota bacterium containing:
- a CDS encoding DNA-processing protein DprA; translation: MRKGETLAIESAVCALYLRGSPIGGRAPRRAWPRVVARLCSAEPTLDQLGTCLLIAGLYDEASLLGDPGAIEWGLQQVESDRTVTVVSPTYPSRWLQALGSAAPPALWRFGTLPLAPAVGVAGGRQLSARELRAAAGIGAALMALGRTLVSGGASGADRAAAAGAIACGTEPRVIEILPCGVDMCSLLEGACSLSASAPDAEFSTGQAMERNALIYAYGTHTVVIRPRYRVGGTWHGATDALRRDLSVVGVWGRGADAASEALTALGAVRVPRVRDLAGFLATSPPQLQPWLFGAGVVRERSASPGWLLHA
- the ruvC gene encoding crossover junction endodeoxyribonuclease RuvC, with protein sequence MIVLGFDPGLERIGFGAVQKSGSRLVALEYGLIQTPRIEIGERLLMVHERALELIDRIKPDCVATERLFFAKNQTTAFDVAKALGVLMLAAAERGLPCVEYPPPVVKQSVVGNGAADKRQVGYMVTRILSLDEPPKPDDVADALAVAITHALRVEQPAGAR
- a CDS encoding type II secretion system F family protein; this encodes MPHFAYTAIDANGKTVKSVMEADNEALVLNKLREQSMRIVDVRMTKKRKGPVSFGKKKMKAKALVVFSRQFATMIDAGIPILRCLEILSSQTKDQALKPALESVTSDVKGGMTLSDSMVKHPGVFNKLYVNMVRAAELGGLLDVILDRLSGFLEYEADVRAKIKGAMMYPVLVIIFSAIMLMVLFSFVLPKFKAIFDGMKVEMPAVTAALFSFGDFMAKFWWVILLAAGGIVIGTKVYGKTARGRYQIDYFKLKMPIVGELTLKMSIARFCRTFGTLLNSGVPMMRGLEITGETLGNLVLHEAIEQTRDAIREGQKLSDPLAATGLFPVMVTHMIDVGEETGRLAEMLVKVGDFYDSEVDATVKGLTSMIEPMLIIFLGGVVGFIAISVMTPIFKLVNSVN
- a CDS encoding tetratricopeptide repeat protein: MNIAVLPFNATEGTEPALARQLSAFLGDAARRSTGLNFNPVNYLARIEVSGMPRFAHVNPSESLNELDVIASLFEQSGADQIIDGLLAEKDGAGTITMRWFEKGAEQPTSTKEYRYLPGGMTASLREAFEDMHAQVGKQLADGLKENESLFGTNDAGAFRSFLIGYDAAQYVERSQGLVVDEFDPGPAFELLLSSVKADRDWEGPYLTLVELCKLCTMYRVGDPTNIEGALKSVIELEPDDGRAWFMLGNLHGSMGDHEEAVHAFETAHQKSPEEPTILSTLAQAQLALGMPANAERNLKKAIKMEGEDKPSMDWLAKVLAQTGREHEVPALWKELVDENAQNPHFRAKYALSLLAAKEEGKAIKEFEEGLNDLEDVATLKRYYAPVLAQRKELDRAMDLYEDCIDAAPTDVPLLAEYAQTLKAADREFEVPEVLKSILAANPDLNTKAQTTAWLIEIEQGERAEIVRLAAEKTESGDFEGALKDVNALKSWLADYWKLWAILATIHNNLNNAEEAERSARRLLDLYPACEPGYGELATALAAQNREEEAFQLLQMARVNMPNSLLVAVNYAQAAKRIGRGDEAKAIAKQLRKATNNAENLQQVFDELER
- a CDS encoding sigma-70 family RNA polymerase sigma factor, whose amino-acid sequence is MSEGIPRQKDDGEQLVVQFLDNPRDDLKDLIIVQYSPMVERIARRFKGLEHEDDLVQVGYIGLLNALSKFDPSAGVRFNTYATHLVAGEIKHYLRDRSQTIRQPAWLQELRHKVHKAATMLHAVSGEPPSEREIAETIGVSESAVREVIATQELLRVGSLDMSMGDDEDGESDVDKLDAAVFEPDQLSVEERVVLDTAMQQLRDLERQVLVLFHFDALSQTEIANLLGISCNYVSHILRQSLAKLRRILTSEDELDRILQRGEVQLSGDVLDLDSGVYNERYFLGRLTEEIHRIAGSNETLSVVIVKFDGLESLASFYGDQSVRDFLTDAANLLKDVVRNMDIVCRVGDVGFGVILPATGASVEIVSERLGRKFGQWLAGRVAPNRAIIASIGYATVPDDGSSVADLLAKAAGRSSGEKPGPEQPGRAA
- a CDS encoding transposase, with amino-acid sequence MRPREKRHRLEPEAYKGNATVSFTACIKDHRRPFVCHKRTAQHVEFLAKAVATENCGVLIYCFMPDHLHAIITGRTAESDVKKAFERFKQVSAFNLRKEGLAWQKDFHDRVVRKSEDLDAIASYVSENPIRAGLADSPFEYHGIGSIGYDLKEVLIG
- the mutL gene encoding DNA mismatch repair endonuclease MutL is translated as MQTQAQKIRLLDSHTVNQIAAGEVVERPASVVKELVENALDAGASRVAIRLDQSGRRLIEVADDGAGMDLAEIQLAIQRHATSKIRTAADLAQAATLGFRGEALPSIASVSVMSISSAEDDGVRSVVEVEAGEVREPTREPGSRGTTVRVEDLFFNTPARLKFLRTDATELAACVEVVSKYAVARPDVAFRLSHGSIEVVETTGSGDPLTALAEVWGRDVAKALAPLDTFNGTARVRGFVSPPHFTKPNRNFQWIFVNGRPVRSRTIIAALDQAFRSLTPERRYPVAILDIRVDPAQVDVNVSPTKSEVRFHQSGAIFDAVRRSVREGLLAVGMVPNAEGLAAANLALVELRGVNPGDSPLQPGQAGVATLPTGFGVERLGAAREPSLEIESRTMPDMLRGLRVLAQIADTFIIAENDDALLIVDQHVAHERVLYEMLRRVRGSAAIEVQPLLTPETLQVDKRSAELLEEKLDELKAVGFELDRFGSDTFLVRTVPAVVRNRNPMQVLRDLVDELVDGGGQGCLVPTRDEVYILCACKMAVKAGDKLGIPEMERLLRDLAETENPYLCPHGRPITIVMPKSDIRRRFKR
- the tdh gene encoding L-threonine 3-dehydrogenase, translating into MKAIVKAREGVGIDVVDVDEPSIRPGHVKVSVERGSVCGTDLHIYNWDAWASGRIKPPRIIGHEFCGTIVEVGEGVTDRKVGDVVASESHITCGRCRLCRLDLRHLCENTVILGVDVDGGFAPYAVIPAENARQSPLDLPREVASMQDAIGNAVHTVMDGPVEGQSVLITGMGPIGLFSLVICKVLGARKVYATEVSDYRVDLARRLGADMILNPQKEDVHSILAGLEPGGVDVTMEMSGHPSQLDLAIESTRSGGRISLLGLYADRLRFVDMNKVILKGLSLRGVTGRHLWRTWEQMHELLKDGKMDLRPIITHEMHFTEIEQAMRLLKRGEAGKIVLSFED